A single window of Carassius gibelio isolate Cgi1373 ecotype wild population from Czech Republic chromosome A19, carGib1.2-hapl.c, whole genome shotgun sequence DNA harbors:
- the LOC127935908 gene encoding oxysterol-binding protein-related protein 3-like — protein MSTEDQIAQLSPKTSPATPTITPFTQRKESNSSSEDNRQDSWELVEDLQGLTGNIQKPEKLEGLLLKKRKWPMKGWHKRYFLLERGILTYAKTGTALKKGRLRGRIDVGLSVMAMKKKSMCIDLDTEDSIYHLKAKTRDLFDQWVTQLRHHRTFRQNEITMEPPERPLQSDPTANRRRSFLSKLPSALLKNSWCQNSQDIEKCCKDLSECESALLELNLLLKNMEVLHRTFSAPAINLLQTEGSKKEKRGHKKWRSKNHSKENKNTQQQNPDASSSRLHVSHPNLIYSEPVSPDSCLDSPDSPTEASRMQEEFCRLAGTVHSTLRSAYTSLCTERDRVRNTLDCISETEVLVGSRPLRQQVSSESRGSIPESLSEFFDAKEYLLSGSSSENEASDDDSYVSDVSDSTSVEFCRNENGVTKEILSNGKNCVVTRREHLPSARMNESVNLWSILRSNIGKDLSKVAMPVQLNEPLNTLQRLCEEVEYCHLLDTAANTHDPHMRMVYIAAFAVSAYACSFTRAGGKPFNPILGETYECLRPDKGFRFIAEQVSHHPPVSACHCESKNYTFWQDVRWKNKFWGKSMEIVPMGVTHLELPGFGDHFEWSKVTSCIHNILSGQRWIEHYGEMSIKHSNTMGDVSHCKVTFLKSRSGGLNANEVEGMVTDSNGRVIHTLFGKWNEALYLGKPPSATCIWRANPMPEDHEQYYGFTQFAIELNELEEGLKPLLPLIDTRFRPDQRLLEEGDIAGAEEQKERIEVLQRERRRVLQENNMTHSPRFFKRAEDDSWVSNGTYWDLRKDPGFSKLEFPELW, from the exons ATGAGCACAGAAGACCAAATTGCACAGCTGTCTCCCAAGACATCACCCGCCACACCAACTATAACACCGTTTACACAACGAAAAGAGAGTAACTCCTCATCAGAAGACAACAGACAG GACAGCTGGGAGTTAGTTGAGGACTTGCAAGGATTGACAGGAAATATTCAGAAGCCTGAGAAGCTGGAAGGTTTGCTTTTGAAAAAGAGGAAGTGGCCAATGAAAGGCTGGCATAAG AGATATTTCCTGCTTGAAAGAGGCATCCTTACATATGCCAAGACTGGGACTGCT CTGAAGAAGGGGAGGTTACGAGGTCGAATTGACGTTGGTCTCTCTGTCATGGCCATGAAGAAGAAGTCAATGTGCATCGACCTGGACACAGAGGATAGTATCTATCACCTTAAG GCAAAGACTCGGGATCTGTTTGATCAGTGGGTGACTCAACTACGTCATCATCGAACTTTCCGTCAGAACGAGATCACCATGGAGCCTCCCGAGCGACCGCTGCAATCTGACCCCACTGCCAACAGACGA CGTTCATTTCTCTCCAAGCTGCCTTCAGCCCTGTTGAAGAACAGCTGGTGCCAAAACTCTCAAGACATAGAGAAGTGCTGCAAAG ATCTGTCAGAGTGTGAGTCGGCACTGCTGGAATTAAATTTGCTGCTGAAAAATATGGAAGTTCTTCACAGAACGTTCTCAGCACCTGCCATTAACTTACTGCAG ACTGAAGGCTCCAAAAAAGAGAAACGAGGACACAAAAAATGGAGATCAAAGAATCATAGCaaggaaaataaaaacacacagcaG CAAAATCCTGATGCTTCATCTTCCCGTCTGCACGTGTCTCACCCGAACTTGATATATTCAGAGCCTGTTTCACCAGACTCATGCCTGGATAGTCCAGATTCACCAACAGAAGCCTCACGAATGCAGGAGGAGTTCTGTCGGCTCGCTGGCACTG TTCATTCCACTCTTCGGTCAGCGTACACTTCTCTTTGCACAGAAAGAGACAGAGTCAGGAACACATTGGATTGTATCAGTGAGACG GAAGTCCTCGTTGGATCACGCCCTCTCCGCCAGCAGGTGTCCAGTGAGAGTCGAGGGTCAATCCCAGAATCCCTTTCAGAGTTTTTTGACGCTAAAGAGTATCTGCTGTCTGGCAGCTCGTCTGAGAATGAG GCGTCCGATGATGATTCGTATGTTAGTGATGTGAGTGACAGCACTTCAGTGGAGTTTTGCAGGAACGAGAACGGTGTTACAAAGGAGATTTTAA GTAATGGCAAAAACTGTGTGGTGACACGGCGAGAACATTTGCCAAGTGCACGCATGAACGAGAGCGTGAATCTGTGGAGTATTCTGCGTAGTAACATCGGTAAAGACCTGTCGAAAGTTGCCATGCCCGTCCAACTCAATGAGCCCTTGAACACCCTGCAGAGACTGTGTGAGGAAGTTGAGTACTGTCACCTGCTGGACACTGCTGCAAACACACACGACCCACACATGCGCATG GTGTATATAGCAGCATTTGCTGTATCTGCATATGCATGCTCATTCACTAGAGCAGGAGGAAAACCATTTAATCCTATATTAGGAGAGACATACGAGTGTTTGCGGCCAGATAAGGGCTTTCGCTTCATTGCTGAACAG GTCAGTCATCATCCACCTGTGTCTGCTTGTCACTGCGAGTCCAAAAACTACACATTTTGGCAAG ATGTCCGGTGGAAGAATAAGTTTTGGGGGAAATCCATGGAGATTGTTCCCATGGGAGTCACTCACTTAGAGCTGCCAGG TTTTGGGGATCATTTTGAGTGGAGTAAAGTCACTTCATGCATTCATAACATTCTGAGCGGTCAGCGCTGGATCGAACACTATGGGGAAATGTCAATCAAACACTCTAACACCATGGGAGACGTCAGTCACTGCAAAGTCACTTTCCTTAAG TCAAGATCTGGAGGTCTGAATGCTAATGAGGTAGAGGGTATGGTCACTGATTCAAATGGCCGTGTCATTCACACTCTGTTTGGCAAATGGAACGAGGCCTTGTATCTGGGCAAACCGCCTTCTGCAACCTGCATCTGGAGAGCAA ATCCCATGCCTGAGGACCATGAGCAGTATTATGGATTCACCCAGTTTGCAATTGAGTTAAATGAATTGGAAGAAGGTTTAAAGCCACTCTTACCTCTGATAGACACCCGTTTTAGGCCAGACCAAAG ATTACTTGAAGAGGGTGATATTGCTGGAGCAgaagaacagaaagaaagaatTGAAGTACTccaaagagagaggaggagagtcCTGCAAGAAAACAACATGACACACTCGCCTAGATTCTTCAA ACGTGCAGAAGACGACTCTTGGGTGAGCAATGGCACTTACTGGGACCTCAGGAAGGACCCTGGATTCAGCAAACTTGAATTCCCGGAGCTCTGGTGA
- the LOC127935153 gene encoding skin secretory protein xP2-like, whose translation MAERRVKYLRLTALRQEGNEVGALAQVFLYLAEGMGYNDAALKDYFNDGLDDPVSQDEMAQLETLEFWEFVHYLQHRCRWDAPATPVSSGGVVVSPAPLPRMAISPAPQPKMAASPAPQPKMAASPAPQPKTAASLAPQHKMAASLAPQHKMAACPESWPKMAASLAPQTKIAASLAPQHKMAACPESWPKMAASLAPQPKIAASLAPQHKMAASLAPQHKMAASPAPQPKMAANPALQPKMAVSLAPQPKMAASLAPQHKMTVSPAPRYKMVPDAEAVPDAVPDAEAVPDAVAEVVPEVVPDAVTEAVPEAVPDAEVVPNAVPEAEAAPDAVPEAEAVPEAEAVPKAIPDAVPETAPEAVTEAVPEAIPDAVSEAAPDALTEAVPETVQETVPKAKALQVFTDTPESSQIPMDSPESSQVPVDSQESSQVPVDSQESSQVPVDSQESSQVPVDSQESSQVP comes from the exons atggcggagaggcgaGTCAAGTATCTGAGGTtgaccgccctccgccaagagggcaatgaagtgggtgccctggctcagGTGTTCTTGTACCTGGCCGAAGGCATGGGCTATAACGATGCGGCCCttaaggactattttaatgatgggcTGGATGATCCTGTGTCTCAGGATGAGATGGCGCAAttagagacactggaattctgggaattcgtgcactacctgcagcatcggtgtcggtgggatgccccagccactcctgtctcttccggcggggtggtcgtcagcccagcaccactgcccaggatggctatcagcccagcgccacagcccaagatggccgccagcccagcaccacagcccaagatggccgcaagcccagcgccacagcccaagacggccgccagcctagcgccacaacacaagatggccgccagcctagcgccacagcacaagatggccgcctgtccagagtcatggcccaagatggctgccagcctaGCTCCACAAACCAAGATAgctgccagcctagcgccacagcacaagatggccgcctgtccagagtcatggcccaagatggctgccagcctagcgccacaacccaagattgccgccagcctagcgccacagcacaagatggccgccagtctagcgccacagcacaagatggctgccagcccagcgccacagcccaagatggccgctaacccagcgctacagcccaagatggccgtcagcctagcgccacagcccaagatggctgcgagcctagcgccacagcacaagatgactgTCAGTCCAGCGCCACGGTACAAGATGGTGCCCGATgcagaggcggtgcctgatgctgttccggatgccgaggcagtgcccgatgccgtggccgaggtggtgcccgaggtcgttcccgatgcagtgaccgaggcggtgcccgaggctgttccggac gccgaggtggtgcccaatgctgttccagaggccgaggcggcgcccgatgctgtaccggaggccgaggcggttccGGAGGCCGAAGCGGTGCCcaaggccattcccgatgcggtgcccgagaccgctcccgaggccgttaccgaggcggtgcctgaggccattcctgatgcagtgtccgaggccgctcccgatgccttgaccgaggcggtgcccgagaccgttcAAGAGACAGTGCCCAAAGCCAAGGCGCTTCAGGTCTTCACAGACACTCCCGAGTCTAGTCAGATTCccatggactctccggagtcgagtcaggttccggtggactctcaggagtcgagtcaggttccggtggactctcaggagtcgagtcaggttccggtggactctcaggagtcgagtcaggttccggtggactctcaggagtcgagtcaggttccgtag